The Panicum virgatum strain AP13 chromosome 6K, P.virgatum_v5, whole genome shotgun sequence nucleotide sequence AATACATAGCAACTATTAGTAATCTCCACACATTTGCTGTTGAGCTAAGTGGCAATCTCCGCACATTTGCACTTAGAGCATAAACAAGAAGGCATAATTTTTCCCAATAGCAAACATGCTTGATCAGAATGTACAATGAGATTGCAGACAGCACTAAAAGTATCTAAACGCCATACTTCGCTAGCTCAGCTTCTCACTGCTTCATGCCTTCATGTCCCAGCACCATCTCTCAGCTCAAAGATAATGGCTGGGAACTGCTGCACCAACCTCACAAAACCCTCCGTCAACACAGCTTTCTTGAAGTTCTCCACAGCAAAGAAGCCATTGCACTTGTGCTTCAACTCCGGGCAGCTGTACATTTCAGCGCAGGCTAGCGTATCCGCAACTGTATCCACCGACACATCCTCCCACAGCTTCTGGGCGCAGAGAAGCTTCAGCCGGTCCAACGCATACCGGTCGGCTGCGGCAAGCAGACGCTCGAACATCTCCCGTGGAGAGTCCCCACCAAGCTCGCCGTCGTCTCCGGGCAGGGCGTCGGTGTACATGAACCGGAGCATGGCTCTGAAGGTTGCAGGGGCGATGTCACGCAGAGTGATGGACGGCATTGTGGCCTCGGCCATGGAACCGAGGAGCTCGGCTTTGAAGACCGGCGACCGTGCGGCGAGCAGGGCCCGGTGCGCGTGGAACGtctcgccgccgacggcgaACGACACGTCTGTCCCGTCCTCTGTGTCCAGGAGCTCGCCGAGATGTTTGACGATgtccgaaggcggcgccggaaTACTAGAGCTGCCATCACGCGACACCCTGATGGTGCATAGAAACCTGATCTGCCCATCCTTGACGTGTTCGTCAACCA carries:
- the LOC120713540 gene encoding BTB/POZ and MATH domain-containing protein 1-like; its protein translation is MAHGKCDISRSVSRSSSVSAIFEVSLMDKDGKPVVIAANRRRCGTGSTSGTRLVDEHVKDGQIRFLCTIRVSRDGSSSIPAPPSDIVKHLGELLDTEDGTDVSFAVGGETFHAHRALLAARSPVFKAELLGSMAEATMPSITLRDIAPATFRAMLRFMYTDALPGDDGELGGDSPREMFERLLAAADRYALDRLKLLCAQKLWEDVSVDTVADTLACAEMYSCPELKHKCNGFFAVENFKKAVLTEGFVRLVQQFPAIIFELRDGAGT